One Lacunisphaera limnophila DNA window includes the following coding sequences:
- a CDS encoding L-aspartate oxidase codes for MKTIHTDCLVLGAGLAGSAYALHAARAGRTVELLSLAEPLQANSDWAQGGIIYDTAPDPHSLREDIMEASDGTANPAAINQLAEEGPAAVKELLLDDLNIGFDRGTAGELELAREGGHHERRIIHTKDTTGHSILSAIATKVDATPGITRRSGFVAVDLLTLSHNSTNPQDRYEPLTCFGCYALDTATGEVVAFVARKTVLATGGLGGIFQHTTNQPGSVGHGVAMAYRVGARLIDLEYVQFHPTVFFKKGAQPFLITEALRGEGAVLVDGHGRRFMDGVHPLGSLAPRDVVSRAVQHHLAASGELCAYLDLSALKPDFIRSRFPAIYERCLAHGVDITLEPIPVVPAAHFSCGGVHTDLAGRTNVRHLNAIGETACTGLHGANRLASTSLLECLVAAKAAARADLAELAKDRFPAPTACEWLSPAKIADPLLIRQDLQQIRQTMWNYAGIIRSPRRLARARRILLELREDIQAFYRDCRPTRDLIELRNAIQTALLVVHAAALNPVSKGCHYIAGGD; via the coding sequence ATGAAAACCATCCACACCGACTGCCTCGTGCTGGGTGCCGGTCTCGCCGGCTCGGCCTATGCGCTGCACGCCGCGCGCGCCGGACGCACGGTGGAGCTCCTTTCCCTCGCCGAACCCCTGCAGGCCAACAGTGACTGGGCCCAGGGCGGCATCATCTACGATACCGCCCCCGACCCACACAGCCTCCGCGAGGACATCATGGAGGCGAGTGACGGCACGGCCAATCCCGCCGCCATTAACCAGCTGGCGGAGGAGGGTCCTGCCGCCGTGAAGGAGCTCCTGCTGGATGACCTGAATATCGGATTCGATCGCGGCACCGCCGGCGAACTCGAGCTGGCCCGCGAGGGCGGCCACCACGAACGGCGGATCATCCACACCAAGGACACCACGGGACATTCCATCCTCAGCGCCATCGCCACCAAGGTCGACGCGACCCCGGGGATCACGCGCCGCAGCGGGTTTGTCGCGGTGGACCTGCTCACGCTTTCGCACAACTCGACCAACCCGCAGGACCGGTACGAGCCGCTCACCTGTTTCGGCTGCTATGCCCTGGACACCGCCACCGGCGAGGTCGTGGCCTTCGTGGCGCGCAAGACCGTGCTCGCCACCGGCGGCCTCGGCGGGATCTTCCAGCACACCACCAACCAGCCCGGCAGCGTCGGCCACGGGGTGGCGATGGCCTACCGCGTCGGTGCCCGCCTGATCGACCTCGAATACGTCCAGTTTCACCCCACGGTCTTTTTCAAGAAGGGCGCGCAGCCCTTCCTCATCACCGAGGCCCTGCGCGGCGAGGGGGCCGTGCTGGTGGATGGTCACGGCCGCCGCTTCATGGACGGCGTCCATCCGCTCGGTTCGCTGGCCCCGCGCGATGTCGTCTCACGCGCCGTCCAGCATCACCTCGCCGCGAGCGGCGAGCTCTGCGCGTACCTCGATCTCTCCGCCCTCAAGCCGGATTTCATCCGCAGCCGTTTTCCCGCCATCTATGAGCGCTGCCTCGCCCATGGCGTGGATATCACGCTGGAGCCCATCCCCGTCGTGCCGGCGGCGCACTTTTCCTGCGGCGGCGTGCACACCGATCTGGCCGGGCGCACCAATGTCCGCCACCTCAACGCCATCGGCGAGACCGCCTGCACCGGGCTGCACGGCGCCAATCGGCTCGCCAGCACCTCGCTGCTGGAATGCCTGGTTGCCGCCAAGGCCGCCGCTCGCGCCGACCTCGCCGAGCTGGCAAAGGACAGGTTTCCCGCCCCCACGGCCTGCGAGTGGCTCAGCCCCGCGAAGATCGCCGACCCACTGCTCATCCGGCAGGACCTCCAGCAGATCCGGCAGACGATGTGGAACTACGCCGGCATCATCCGCTCACCCCGCCGGCTGGCGCGGGCGCGCCGCATTCTCCTGGAACTGCGGGAGGACATCCAGGCTTTCTACCGCGACTGCCGCCCCACCCGCGATCTCATCGAGTTGCGCAACGCCATCCAGACGGCCCTGCTGGTGGTGCACGCCGCGGCGCTCAACCCGGTCAGCAAGGGCTGCCATTACATCGCGGGCGGTGATTAA
- the nadC gene encoding carboxylating nicotinate-nucleotide diphosphorylase, producing MLTPRTELLIDLALEEDAGLGDITSRAIFPAKHRSRAVIDAKQELVICGLDVAARVFAKQDPSLKIRALARDGARIKRGARVLSIEGSTASILTAERTALNFLQRLSGIATQAARYAAAVQGTGVRIVDTRKTTPGWRALEKYAVRTGGCHNHRSSLGELVLIKDNHIAAAGSLTQAVTLCQAAAAHGAKIEVEAKTIDEVEEACRVGVDFILLDNMTPAEVDAAVTAIGGRAQVEVSGGVTFATLRDYALPGVDLISIGALTHTVASADLSLDLLKGKK from the coding sequence ATGCTCACGCCCCGCACCGAACTCCTGATCGACCTCGCCCTGGAAGAAGACGCCGGACTCGGTGACATCACCAGCCGCGCCATTTTTCCGGCCAAGCACCGCAGCCGGGCCGTGATCGATGCCAAGCAGGAGCTGGTGATCTGCGGACTGGACGTTGCAGCCCGGGTCTTTGCGAAGCAGGACCCCTCCCTGAAAATTCGCGCCCTGGCCCGCGATGGGGCGCGGATCAAGCGCGGCGCCCGGGTCCTCTCGATTGAAGGCTCCACCGCCTCGATCCTCACCGCCGAGCGCACGGCCCTGAATTTCCTCCAGCGCCTCAGCGGCATCGCCACCCAGGCCGCCCGCTACGCCGCGGCCGTCCAGGGCACGGGCGTGCGCATCGTCGACACCCGCAAGACCACGCCGGGTTGGCGCGCCCTGGAAAAATACGCGGTGCGCACCGGCGGCTGCCACAACCACCGCAGCTCGCTGGGCGAGCTGGTGCTCATCAAGGACAACCATATCGCGGCCGCCGGCTCGCTCACGCAGGCGGTCACACTCTGTCAGGCGGCTGCCGCCCACGGCGCCAAGATCGAAGTCGAGGCCAAGACGATCGACGAAGTCGAGGAAGCCTGCCGCGTCGGCGTCGACTTCATCCTTCTCGACAACATGACCCCCGCCGAGGTCGATGCCGCCGTCACCGCCATCGGCGGGCGGGCCCAGGTTGAGGTTTCCGGCGGCGTCACCTTCGCCACCCTCCGGGACTACGCCCTGCCCGGCGTGGACCTCATCAGCATCGGTGCGCTCACCCACACGGTGGCGTCGGCGGATCTCAGCCTGGATCTACTGAAAGGAAAAAAGTGA
- the miaB gene encoding tRNA (N6-isopentenyl adenosine(37)-C2)-methylthiotransferase MiaB, producing MNRVYIKTYGCQMNERDSEAVAALLRARGYRIVQDENACDVMLLNTCSVRDMAEQKAIGKAGYAAQKKKRNPRFLLGILGCMAQNRGASLLDALPDVDLIVGTQKFHQVPDYLDNLRAAQAAGAPLPTSIVDIAEEAGSQNTIRDHVLEDRQVTAFVSIQQGCNMDCAFCIVPKTRGDERSRPMEEIVRECEELAERGVREITLLGQIVTSYGRRDYAHTDGVTPFVQLLERVNAIPGIKRIRFTSPHPRGFKDDLIQAYGRLEKLCEYVHLPMQSGSDRILKAMNRPYSRDRYRQIVDDLRRVRPDMYFSTDIIVGFPGETDEEFAQTRELFAACNYDMAYIFKYSIRTGTPAADMGDQIPDEVKEARNAELLAILQANSNRRNATLLGTTQEVLVEGPDKKGLGFMGRTRGNRIVHFAASDRLIGELVPVKIDRVSTAVLYGQLELAGVKV from the coding sequence ATGAACCGGGTCTATATCAAAACCTACGGCTGCCAGATGAACGAGCGCGACAGCGAGGCCGTCGCGGCCCTGCTGCGCGCCCGGGGCTACCGCATCGTGCAGGACGAGAACGCCTGCGATGTCATGCTCCTCAACACCTGCAGCGTGCGCGACATGGCGGAGCAAAAGGCCATCGGCAAGGCCGGCTACGCCGCCCAGAAGAAGAAGCGCAACCCGCGCTTCCTCCTGGGCATCCTCGGCTGCATGGCCCAGAACCGCGGCGCCTCCCTCTTGGATGCGCTGCCGGACGTCGACCTCATCGTCGGCACCCAGAAATTTCACCAGGTCCCGGACTACCTCGACAACCTCCGCGCCGCCCAGGCCGCCGGCGCCCCGCTCCCGACCAGCATCGTCGACATCGCCGAGGAGGCCGGTTCCCAAAACACCATCCGCGACCATGTGCTCGAGGACCGGCAGGTCACGGCCTTCGTCTCCATCCAGCAGGGCTGCAACATGGACTGCGCCTTCTGCATCGTCCCGAAGACCCGCGGCGACGAGCGCTCGCGGCCGATGGAAGAGATCGTGCGCGAGTGCGAGGAACTCGCGGAGCGCGGCGTGCGCGAGATCACCCTGCTCGGGCAGATCGTCACCAGCTACGGCCGCCGCGACTACGCCCACACCGACGGGGTCACGCCCTTCGTGCAGCTGCTTGAGCGCGTGAATGCCATCCCCGGCATCAAGCGCATCCGCTTCACCTCGCCGCACCCGCGCGGCTTCAAGGACGACCTCATCCAGGCCTACGGCCGGCTCGAGAAACTTTGCGAATACGTCCACCTGCCCATGCAGTCCGGCAGCGACCGCATCCTGAAGGCCATGAACCGGCCCTACTCGCGCGACCGCTACCGGCAGATCGTGGACGACCTGCGCCGCGTGCGACCCGACATGTATTTCTCGACCGACATCATCGTCGGTTTCCCGGGCGAGACCGACGAGGAGTTCGCCCAGACCCGCGAGCTCTTCGCGGCCTGCAACTACGACATGGCCTACATCTTCAAGTACTCGATCCGGACTGGCACGCCCGCGGCGGACATGGGCGACCAGATCCCCGACGAGGTGAAGGAGGCGCGCAACGCCGAGCTGCTGGCGATCCTCCAGGCCAACTCCAACCGCCGCAACGCCACCCTGCTCGGGACCACCCAGGAGGTGCTCGTCGAGGGCCCCGACAAGAAGGGCCTGGGCTTCATGGGCCGCACCCGGGGCAACCGCATCGTGCACTTCGCCGCGAGCGACCGCCTCATCGGCGAGCTGGTCCCCGTGAAGATCGACCGCGTCTCAACGGCCGTGCTCTACGGCCAGCTGGAGCTGGCGGGAGTTAAGGTTTGA
- a CDS encoding helix-turn-helix transcriptional regulator, translating into MTSAPDHALLTARSMSPHHRAEMREAFDQIVRLADHDRLTLRVPHEVKQVQNRRGMHYHYRPEIFFGLQGWTEFSFPNEGFRVSPGEVCLIPAGVPHGETVHAEPARPFRNLVIGFYNNTISIHFAHEARPRKPDIEVIEFFDAPNLDVFLTLANSLVHAHAMQAPAREAVRKGLLLSIFGLFRNLVETGTGHLNSDIGKVFQAKCLVREQFANPELSVIHIAAQLGCSADYLSHLFHTETRERLTHYVQRIRIEGAILALDTGSLTISQIAYASGFSDPAYFARVFKQHKGVTPQEFRLQLEAARQRQEDKPKTVYHDHLDYTHGAPALKQEAPAGK; encoded by the coding sequence GTGACGAGCGCGCCCGACCATGCGCTGCTGACCGCCCGCTCGATGAGCCCGCATCATCGCGCGGAAATGCGCGAGGCGTTCGACCAGATCGTGCGCCTGGCCGACCATGACCGGCTGACCCTGCGCGTGCCGCACGAGGTCAAGCAGGTGCAGAACCGGCGGGGCATGCATTACCATTACCGGCCGGAGATTTTCTTCGGCCTGCAGGGCTGGACGGAATTCAGCTTCCCCAACGAGGGCTTCCGCGTGAGCCCGGGGGAGGTCTGCCTGATCCCGGCGGGGGTGCCGCACGGCGAGACGGTGCACGCCGAGCCGGCCCGGCCGTTTCGCAACCTCGTGATCGGTTTTTATAACAACACCATCAGCATCCATTTCGCCCATGAGGCGCGGCCGCGCAAACCGGACATCGAGGTCATCGAGTTCTTCGACGCGCCCAACCTCGACGTGTTTCTCACCCTGGCCAATTCGCTGGTGCATGCGCACGCGATGCAGGCGCCGGCCCGCGAGGCCGTGCGCAAGGGACTGCTCCTCTCGATCTTCGGCCTGTTCCGCAACCTGGTCGAGACGGGCACCGGCCACCTGAACAGTGACATCGGCAAGGTCTTCCAGGCGAAATGCCTCGTGCGGGAGCAGTTTGCGAACCCCGAGCTCAGCGTGATCCACATCGCCGCCCAGCTGGGCTGCTCGGCCGATTACCTCTCCCACCTCTTCCACACCGAGACCCGGGAGCGGCTCACGCATTACGTCCAGCGCATCCGCATCGAGGGGGCGATCCTCGCGCTCGACACCGGTTCGCTCACCATCTCCCAGATCGCCTACGCCAGCGGGTTCAGCGACCCGGCCTACTTCGCCCGCGTGTTCAAGCAGCACAAGGGCGTGACGCCGCAGGAATTCCGGCTGCAACTCGAAGCCGCGCGGCAGCGGCAGGAGGACAAGCCGAAGACTGTCTATCATGACCACCTCGACTACACGCATGGGGCACCGGCGCTGAAGCAGGAAGCGCCGGCGGGGAAGTAA
- a CDS encoding PEP-CTERM sorting domain-containing protein yields MKLRLLTLLTGFLLAVLPLSAQVFLGSDDFNDNTLTLDSLEGEQPGIWSFSIPRGSGAWTETNQRMEYTNSNVNFNNTAFLARVDTRESTTAVGGAGLSAGNPFNSNWTAQVTATNTMTAITAGSTMAGIETFTRPGDAVGSNSYYGIYLQTAPGATNLQFEWGSWNGSAWVRTSTFASTVDTSDVLLRMTFDATTKNLLLDYSFNAGATFTTGATFDLDGAEAGPAVPYGGGMAIELAVTSRATGSAITAGQITFDNFAVTAIPEPSTYAAFAGLGALGLVLWRRRQAKSSS; encoded by the coding sequence ATGAAACTCCGTCTGCTCACCCTCCTGACCGGTTTTCTTCTCGCCGTGCTTCCCCTCTCTGCCCAGGTCTTTCTGGGCTCGGATGATTTTAACGACAACACGCTGACCTTGGACTCCCTGGAGGGCGAGCAGCCCGGCATCTGGAGCTTCTCGATTCCCCGCGGCAGCGGCGCGTGGACCGAGACCAACCAGCGCATGGAGTACACGAACAGCAATGTTAACTTCAACAACACGGCTTTCCTCGCTCGGGTGGATACGCGCGAATCGACCACCGCGGTCGGCGGGGCCGGCCTGAGCGCCGGCAATCCCTTCAACTCAAATTGGACGGCGCAGGTCACGGCCACCAACACCATGACCGCCATCACCGCCGGTTCCACCATGGCCGGCATCGAAACCTTCACCCGCCCGGGCGACGCGGTCGGTTCCAACTCCTACTATGGCATCTACCTCCAGACCGCGCCCGGCGCCACCAACCTGCAGTTCGAGTGGGGCAGTTGGAACGGCTCGGCCTGGGTCCGCACCAGCACGTTCGCGTCCACGGTTGATACCAGCGACGTGCTCCTGCGCATGACCTTCGATGCCACGACCAAGAACCTGTTGCTGGACTACAGCTTCAATGCCGGCGCCACCTTCACAACCGGCGCCACCTTCGATCTCGACGGCGCGGAGGCCGGCCCGGCTGTCCCCTACGGCGGTGGCATGGCGATCGAGCTCGCGGTCACCTCCCGCGCCACCGGCTCGGCCATCACCGCGGGCCAGATCACCTTCGACAACTTTGCCGTCACCGCCATCCCCGAGCCCTCCACCTACGCCGCCTTCGCCGGCCTCGGGGCCCTCGGTCTCGTCCTCTGGCGCCGCCGCCAAGCCAAGTCCTCCTCATGA
- a CDS encoding alpha-amylase family glycosyl hydrolase, whose product MKKQIALLLSLLLAPLVSAAPAPEREKAQPSAHHVAIGLPDWARGSTIYEINVRQFSATGKFSAVTADLPRLKALGVDVLWLMPIHPIGEVNRKGPLGSYYAAQDYLGVNPEFGTEQDLRDLVNAAHAQGQRVILDWVPNHVSPDNPLTKTHPEFFWRDEQGNLTPPHGTDWTDVVQFDFRVPALLDYQADVLLHWVKNFGIDGFRCDVAWGLPTPFWNEVVRRVRAVKPDALFLAEAELPQQQVAAFNLSYGFDLHHAMNQIAQCKRSASALDEAYAKIHAHFPRGAALMVFTSSHDENSWAGTEFERMGAGYAPFAVLTFLLDGVPMIYNGQEAGLDRRLEFFQRDPIVWPAETHPTTRLYQVMTKLRREHPALHTGSPMRRLDTTDNATFYALERTAADGRRVVGLFNLTAKDAKADLFDPALAGEWRDAFTGETVKLDALVPLDLKAWRYRVLVK is encoded by the coding sequence ATGAAAAAGCAGATTGCCCTCCTCCTCTCCCTCCTCCTCGCGCCGCTCGTTTCCGCGGCCCCGGCGCCCGAGCGGGAGAAAGCCCAACCCAGCGCCCACCACGTGGCCATCGGCCTGCCCGACTGGGCTCGCGGCAGCACCATCTACGAGATTAATGTCCGCCAGTTCTCCGCCACTGGTAAATTCTCCGCCGTTACCGCTGATCTGCCGCGGCTCAAGGCTCTCGGCGTTGATGTGCTCTGGCTGATGCCGATCCACCCGATCGGGGAGGTTAACCGCAAGGGACCGCTCGGCAGCTACTACGCCGCGCAGGACTACCTGGGGGTCAACCCGGAGTTCGGCACCGAGCAGGACTTGCGCGACCTCGTCAACGCCGCCCATGCCCAGGGTCAGCGCGTGATCCTCGACTGGGTCCCCAACCACGTCTCACCTGACAACCCCCTCACGAAAACCCACCCGGAATTTTTCTGGCGCGACGAGCAAGGCAACCTCACGCCCCCGCACGGCACCGACTGGACCGACGTCGTGCAGTTCGACTTCCGCGTGCCCGCCCTGCTCGACTACCAGGCCGACGTCCTCCTCCACTGGGTGAAGAACTTCGGCATCGACGGCTTCCGCTGCGACGTGGCCTGGGGTCTGCCCACCCCGTTCTGGAACGAGGTGGTGCGCCGCGTGCGCGCCGTGAAGCCCGACGCCCTCTTCCTCGCCGAGGCCGAGCTGCCGCAGCAGCAGGTCGCGGCCTTCAATCTCTCCTACGGCTTCGATCTCCACCACGCGATGAACCAGATCGCCCAGTGCAAGCGATCCGCCTCGGCGCTCGACGAGGCCTACGCGAAGATCCACGCCCACTTTCCGCGCGGCGCCGCCCTCATGGTCTTCACCAGCAGCCACGATGAGAACAGCTGGGCGGGCACGGAGTTCGAGCGCATGGGCGCCGGTTACGCCCCTTTCGCCGTGCTGACCTTCCTGCTCGATGGCGTGCCGATGATCTACAACGGCCAGGAAGCTGGCCTCGACCGCCGCCTCGAGTTCTTCCAGCGCGACCCGATCGTCTGGCCCGCCGAAACCCACCCGACCACGCGCCTCTACCAGGTCATGACCAAACTCCGGCGCGAGCACCCGGCCCTGCACACCGGTTCACCCATGCGCCGCCTAGACACCACGGACAACGCGACCTTCTACGCCCTCGAGCGCACCGCCGCCGACGGCCGTCGGGTGGTCGGGCTCTTCAACCTCACCGCCAAGGACGCCAAGGCTGACCTCTTCGACCCCGCGCTCGCCGGCGAATGGCGCGACGCCTTCACTGGCGAGACCGTGAAGCTCGACGCCCTCGTCCCGCTCGACCTCAAGGCCTGGCGCTACCGGGTGCTGGTCAAGTAG
- a CDS encoding guanylate kinase, whose protein sequence is MAVVPHGLIILAGPAGVGKSTLCDRLVAEAPQFERVVTATTRPPRPNEVNGRDYHFLSEAEFDLRQQAGEFLEWACVHRKYRYGTLKSAVLGRLPETNLVMNIDVQGVRSIRAAAAQIPLLQRCLVTIFIAPDSLDVLRERLEGRGPLPAEELARRMQSAELELADRFSYDYIIHSSTKEQDFRALLDYWAQAQARLGGT, encoded by the coding sequence ATGGCCGTCGTCCCGCATGGCTTGATCATCCTCGCCGGCCCGGCCGGCGTGGGCAAAAGCACGCTCTGCGACCGCCTGGTCGCCGAGGCGCCGCAATTCGAGCGCGTGGTCACGGCCACCACCCGCCCCCCGCGACCCAACGAGGTCAACGGCCGGGACTACCATTTTCTCAGCGAGGCGGAATTCGACCTCCGCCAGCAGGCCGGCGAATTCCTCGAATGGGCCTGCGTCCACCGCAAGTACCGCTACGGCACGCTCAAGTCCGCGGTGCTCGGCCGCCTGCCGGAGACCAACCTGGTGATGAACATCGACGTGCAGGGCGTGCGTAGCATCCGCGCCGCGGCGGCGCAGATCCCGCTGCTCCAGCGCTGCCTCGTCACTATCTTCATCGCGCCCGACTCCCTCGATGTGCTCCGCGAACGCCTCGAGGGCCGCGGGCCGCTGCCGGCCGAGGAGCTGGCCCGCCGCATGCAGAGCGCCGAGCTCGAGCTGGCCGACCGCTTTAGTTACGACTACATCATCCACAGCTCCACGAAGGAGCAGGACTTCCGCGCGCTGCTCGACTACTGGGCGCAGGCCCAGGCCCGGCTGGGTGGGACGTAG
- a CDS encoding outer membrane protein yields the protein MKPGSIPSFLRGVFIASLLSVSCVTLPAAWSLSLKAGITQYTGGDFHQGPAFDGSVLLGLPAGSLPVDVDAKSFDDVYGNFNELRLEAAYAASENLSYTIGLGWLSGMDQVLRVGTVAGTLPLNAEFSDYQDALIYGGVRYNFRLNERWNPYVGAQLGYKRVDAITASFSVPNTPFNQPYRSALTEAKFYDASNVWSYGVVLGVEYQLTDRATIGLETGYLAQSSLDDNDSVLGLLGLNALNDEGDLSYMPLRLSLNYSF from the coding sequence ATGAAACCTGGATCCATTCCCTCCTTCCTGCGGGGCGTGTTCATCGCCTCTCTGCTCTCCGTGTCCTGTGTCACCCTTCCCGCCGCCTGGAGCCTGTCCCTGAAAGCGGGTATCACCCAGTACACCGGCGGCGATTTCCACCAAGGTCCCGCCTTTGACGGCTCCGTCCTGCTTGGGTTGCCGGCCGGCAGCCTGCCCGTGGATGTGGACGCCAAAAGTTTTGATGATGTGTATGGCAACTTCAACGAGCTGCGTCTCGAGGCCGCCTACGCCGCCAGCGAGAACCTCAGCTACACCATTGGCCTCGGCTGGCTATCGGGCATGGACCAAGTCCTCCGGGTCGGCACGGTCGCCGGCACGCTGCCACTCAATGCCGAGTTCAGCGACTATCAGGATGCCCTGATCTATGGCGGCGTGCGCTACAACTTCCGCCTGAACGAACGCTGGAACCCGTATGTGGGCGCTCAACTGGGCTACAAGCGGGTGGATGCGATCACGGCTTCGTTCTCCGTGCCCAACACACCGTTCAACCAGCCCTATCGGTCGGCCCTCACCGAAGCCAAATTCTACGACGCCAGCAATGTCTGGTCCTACGGCGTCGTGCTAGGGGTCGAATACCAACTGACCGACCGCGCAACCATCGGACTCGAGACGGGCTACCTGGCGCAGAGCTCACTCGACGACAACGACAGTGTCCTGGGTCTGCTCGGCCTGAATGCCCTCAACGACGAGGGCGACCTCAGCTACATGCCCCTGCGGCTCAGCCTGAATTACAGCTTCTGA
- the nadA gene encoding quinolinate synthase NadA has translation MISAGTPLFTVSELAAETDRLFKALLHVDCTPGKSWDYEACRQFAPLTLEINRLKKEKDAVILTHSYVEPEIVYGVGDFKGDSYYLSLMARDAKAKVILFAGVVFMAETAKILSPDATVIVPDRGSGCSLADSLTGDQLRQLKAAYPDAAVVCYINSTADVKAESDVCVTSGNVYDIIASLPQARILFVPDRLMGENVRTELQRRGVAKEIITSDGTCIVHDVFDAAAVADARLRFPGLKVVAHPECTPAVAAVADFVGSTGAMMKYVKTTPAPYYLMLTECGLVGRLQVETPEKHFIGGCRLCPYMKLNTLEKVRDALRAPRPDQIVMLDEDIRRRAARCIDRMFELAPKD, from the coding sequence ATGATTTCCGCCGGCACCCCCCTTTTCACGGTTTCCGAACTCGCGGCCGAGACCGACCGCCTGTTCAAGGCCTTGCTGCACGTGGATTGCACCCCCGGCAAATCCTGGGATTATGAGGCCTGCCGGCAATTCGCCCCCCTCACCCTGGAGATCAACCGCCTGAAAAAGGAAAAGGATGCCGTCATCCTCACCCACTCCTATGTCGAGCCCGAGATCGTCTACGGCGTGGGCGACTTCAAGGGCGACTCCTATTACCTGAGCCTCATGGCCCGGGACGCGAAGGCCAAGGTCATCCTTTTTGCCGGCGTGGTCTTCATGGCCGAGACCGCCAAGATCCTCTCCCCCGACGCCACCGTGATCGTGCCGGACCGGGGCTCGGGCTGCTCCCTGGCCGACTCCCTCACCGGCGACCAGCTGCGGCAACTGAAGGCCGCCTACCCCGACGCGGCGGTGGTCTGCTACATCAACTCCACGGCCGACGTGAAGGCGGAGTCCGACGTCTGTGTCACCTCGGGCAACGTCTACGATATCATCGCGAGTCTGCCGCAGGCTCGCATCCTCTTTGTGCCCGACCGCCTGATGGGCGAGAACGTCCGCACGGAATTGCAGCGCCGCGGCGTGGCCAAGGAGATCATCACCTCCGACGGCACCTGCATCGTGCACGACGTCTTTGATGCCGCCGCCGTCGCCGACGCCCGCCTCCGTTTTCCCGGCCTGAAGGTCGTGGCCCACCCCGAGTGCACCCCGGCGGTCGCCGCCGTGGCCGACTTTGTCGGCAGCACCGGGGCGATGATGAAATACGTCAAGACCACCCCCGCGCCCTATTACCTCATGCTCACCGAGTGCGGCCTCGTCGGCCGGCTGCAGGTCGAGACGCCGGAGAAACATTTCATCGGCGGCTGCCGCCTCTGCCCCTACATGAAGCTCAACACGCTGGAAAAGGTGCGCGATGCCCTGCGCGCCCCGCGCCCCGACCAGATTGTCATGTTGGACGAGGACATCCGCCGCCGCGCCGCCCGCTGCATCGACCGCATGTTCGAGCTCGCCCCGAAGGACTGA
- a CDS encoding MBL fold metallo-hydrolase, with the protein MPFSRRRFLRLLPAGLAVLGTGKTARAAEPMNPPYPRSDHFDGERFFNPSGKNPLGFRDLMKWQFSRAQGVWPTWVENTAQPALPATLGPRECAVTFVGHASFLIQFDGLNILTDPIWSDRCSPVSWAGPKRVRAPGIAFEALPRIDLVLLSHNHYDHLDLPTLQRLHAAHRPLIVTTLGNKPFLADEGIDHVVELDWWQAHEPRPGVRVTATPAQHFAARGLGDRFKTLWGGFALETPAGKLWFAGDSGYFDGFKTIGEKLGPFDLAFIPIGAYEPRWFMQPVHCTPAEALQIHRDVRARRSLAMHFGCFPLADDSYEQPVTDFQSAYASSGLSPGEFALPEVGETRVLALG; encoded by the coding sequence ATGCCTTTTTCCCGCCGCCGCTTCCTCCGCCTGCTGCCCGCCGGCCTGGCCGTGCTGGGGACCGGAAAAACCGCCCGGGCCGCCGAACCCATGAATCCTCCCTATCCGCGCAGCGATCACTTCGACGGCGAACGGTTCTTCAATCCCTCCGGGAAAAACCCGCTGGGGTTTCGCGACCTGATGAAGTGGCAATTCAGCCGGGCCCAAGGCGTCTGGCCCACCTGGGTGGAAAACACCGCCCAGCCCGCGCTCCCCGCCACCCTCGGTCCGCGCGAGTGTGCCGTGACCTTCGTCGGCCATGCCTCCTTCCTGATCCAGTTCGACGGGTTGAACATTCTCACCGACCCGATCTGGTCCGACCGCTGCAGTCCCGTGTCCTGGGCCGGGCCGAAACGCGTGCGCGCCCCCGGCATCGCCTTCGAGGCCCTGCCGCGCATCGACCTCGTGCTGCTCAGCCACAATCACTACGACCACCTCGACCTGCCCACCCTGCAGCGCCTGCACGCCGCGCACCGGCCGCTGATCGTGACCACGCTCGGCAACAAACCCTTTCTCGCGGATGAGGGCATCGACCACGTCGTCGAGCTCGACTGGTGGCAGGCGCACGAACCGCGACCCGGCGTGCGCGTGACTGCGACCCCCGCCCAGCATTTCGCCGCCCGCGGGCTGGGCGACCGGTTCAAGACCCTGTGGGGTGGCTTCGCGCTCGAGACGCCGGCTGGCAAACTGTGGTTCGCCGGTGACTCGGGTTATTTTGACGGCTTCAAGACCATCGGCGAAAAGCTCGGGCCCTTCGACCTGGCCTTCATTCCCATCGGGGCCTACGAGCCGCGCTGGTTCATGCAGCCGGTGCACTGCACGCCCGCCGAGGCTCTCCAGATCCACCGCGACGTCCGCGCCCGCCGCAGCCTCGCGATGCACTTCGGCTGCTTCCCTCTGGCCGATGACAGCTACGAGCAGCCGGTGACCGATTTCCAGTCCGCCTATGCCTCCTCCGGCCTGAGCCCGGGTGAATTCGCCCTGCCCGAGGTCGGGGAGACGCGCGTGCTGGCGCTGGGCTAG